One part of the Rhodococcus oxybenzonivorans genome encodes these proteins:
- a CDS encoding WS/DGAT/MGAT family O-acyltransferase, whose amino-acid sequence MPVTDSIFLLGESREHPMHVGSLELFTPPEDAGPDYVKTMLDTMLSHTTVDSTFRKKPQGPVGSVGNLWWADEGDNVDLEYHVRHSALPAPCRVRELLTLTSRLHGTLLDRHRPLWEMYVIEGLSDGRFAIYTKLHHSLMDGVSGFRLLQRTLTTDPTVRDAPPPWNLPRGEKKPDSGGGLDLGSVFGGLRRTVGEVAGLAPASLRIARTALGQHDMKFPYEAPRTMLNVPIGGARRFAAQSWSLERVNAVRKSAGVSVNDVVLAMCAGALRHYLTEQDGLPDAPLIAMVPVSLRDEKKVDAGGNSVGVTLCNLATDIEDPADRLSAISASMSQGKELFSSLTPMQALAWSAVNMSPIALTPIPGVVRLTPPPFNVIISNVPGPPKTMYFNGSRLDGLYPTSVVLDGQALNITLTNNGGNLDFGVVGCRRSVPSLQRILIHLETALAELEKALL is encoded by the coding sequence ATGCCGGTTACCGATTCGATATTCCTGTTAGGCGAATCGAGGGAGCATCCGATGCACGTCGGGTCGCTCGAATTGTTTACTCCGCCCGAGGATGCCGGGCCCGACTACGTGAAGACGATGCTCGACACCATGCTGTCGCACACGACCGTCGACTCCACGTTCCGGAAGAAGCCGCAAGGTCCCGTCGGCAGCGTCGGCAACCTGTGGTGGGCGGACGAGGGTGACAACGTGGATCTCGAATACCACGTTCGGCATTCGGCGTTGCCGGCGCCGTGCCGGGTTCGGGAGCTGCTCACGCTCACCTCCCGGCTGCACGGCACGCTCCTCGACCGTCACCGCCCCTTGTGGGAGATGTACGTGATCGAGGGGCTCAGCGACGGACGGTTCGCGATTTACACCAAATTGCATCATTCGCTGATGGATGGCGTATCCGGGTTCCGGTTGCTGCAACGCACGCTGACCACGGACCCCACGGTGCGTGATGCCCCGCCGCCGTGGAACTTGCCGCGTGGGGAGAAGAAACCGGACAGCGGCGGCGGTCTGGACCTCGGATCGGTGTTCGGCGGCCTCCGTCGAACGGTCGGTGAGGTGGCCGGTCTCGCCCCGGCATCCCTGCGCATCGCCCGTACCGCGCTGGGACAACACGATATGAAGTTCCCGTACGAGGCGCCCAGGACCATGCTGAACGTCCCGATCGGGGGCGCGCGGCGTTTCGCCGCCCAGTCGTGGTCGCTCGAGCGCGTCAACGCCGTGCGTAAGTCGGCGGGGGTGAGTGTCAACGACGTCGTGCTCGCCATGTGCGCCGGAGCGTTGCGCCACTACCTGACCGAACAGGACGGATTGCCGGACGCGCCGCTCATCGCCATGGTTCCCGTCTCCTTGCGTGACGAGAAGAAGGTGGACGCCGGAGGCAACTCCGTGGGAGTCACGTTGTGCAATCTGGCGACAGACATCGAGGACCCGGCCGATCGGCTGTCGGCCATCTCGGCGTCCATGTCCCAGGGAAAAGAGTTGTTCAGCAGTCTCACCCCGATGCAGGCGCTGGCGTGGTCGGCGGTCAACATGTCGCCGATCGCCCTGACTCCAATTCCGGGCGTGGTGCGCCTCACGCCGCCGCCGTTCAATGTGATCATCTCCAACGTTCCCGGACCGCCGAAGACGATGTACTTCAACGGGTCCCGTCTCGACGGGCTTTATCCGACGTCGGTGGTGCTGGACGGCCAGGCCCTCAACATCACCCTCACCAACAACGGTGGCAATCTCGACTTCGGGGTGGTGGGATGTCGACGATCGGTCCCGAGTTTGCAGCGGATTCTGATCCATCTCGAAACGGCGCTCGCGGAACTGGAAAAGGCGCTGTTGTGA
- a CDS encoding alpha/beta hydrolase: MSTAAAEFCPSPLPLTRRDFVGTSVQSAALAHTLRRTVRPFLDGWARYPDLPWPTGVVDYLGYSLGPVRGTQRRPIRLPHCRAEWIRPAGENGNRAILYLHGGAFLCCGINSHRQMVSRISTESQASTLNVAYRMIPQNPIRAAVDDGVDGYRWLLAHGYTADRIVIAGDSAGGFLTFMVTLEALRQGLPRPAADVALSPLTDLDPVNKLAHPNADLCAVFPRRAVGALSTLIERLDTRGGHQPSTSPVDGDLAAMPPALIQTGSQEMVYVDAELMSQRLSQAGVPCELQIWERQVHVFQAAAGLLPEGRKAIREIGRFIRESTPVSTSAHPAVNKYSRVS; this comes from the coding sequence ATGAGCACTGCAGCTGCGGAGTTCTGCCCCTCGCCGCTACCGCTGACCCGGCGCGACTTCGTCGGGACCAGCGTGCAATCCGCTGCCCTCGCGCACACCCTCCGGCGCACCGTCCGGCCGTTCCTCGACGGCTGGGCCCGCTACCCCGACCTGCCGTGGCCCACCGGGGTGGTCGACTATCTCGGGTACTCCCTCGGCCCCGTCCGCGGGACCCAGCGGAGGCCGATCCGACTCCCCCACTGCCGCGCCGAATGGATCCGCCCCGCCGGCGAGAACGGCAACCGGGCCATCTTGTACCTGCACGGCGGCGCCTTCCTGTGTTGCGGAATCAATTCGCACCGGCAGATGGTGTCTCGTATCTCGACCGAATCCCAGGCGTCCACCTTGAACGTGGCTTACCGGATGATCCCGCAGAATCCCATCCGTGCGGCGGTGGACGACGGGGTCGACGGCTACCGCTGGCTTCTCGCGCACGGCTACACCGCCGATCGGATCGTCATTGCCGGCGACTCCGCGGGCGGTTTCCTGACATTCATGGTGACGCTCGAAGCATTACGGCAGGGACTTCCCCGCCCCGCCGCGGATGTCGCGCTGTCGCCGCTGACCGACCTGGACCCGGTCAACAAGCTGGCGCACCCCAACGCCGACCTGTGCGCGGTGTTCCCCCGCCGTGCGGTCGGCGCGTTGTCGACACTCATCGAACGCCTCGATACCCGCGGCGGGCACCAACCGTCCACCTCCCCCGTGGACGGCGACCTCGCTGCGATGCCGCCCGCGCTGATCCAGACCGGTTCACAGGAAATGGTGTACGTCGACGCGGAGTTGATGTCGCAACGACTCTCCCAGGCGGGTGTCCCGTGCGAACTGCAGATCTGGGAACGCCAGGTGCACGTCTTCCAGGCCGCTGCGGGGCTGCTCCCGGAGGGCAGAAAGGCGATTCGGGAGATCGGCCGCTTCATCCGTGAGTCCACACCCGTGAGCACTTCTGCACACCCCGCTGTTAACAAGTACTCACGGGTGAGTTAG
- a CDS encoding TenA family protein: MNSSVHDAVVVGRHTRFTDLLWDRTTVLRDAIDELEFLRRLGDGTLPLDVFRTYIEQDFLYLTGYAKALSLVAAHAPDPVAAGFWANSAATAATVEASLHQNLLSGGKLPASDAQPQHSQACLGYVSYLTAVAATEPYPVAAAAVLPCFWIYADVGRRLAASAREVLSADPSHPYAQWVTTYDAEEFHAAVATARELVDAAADAATEAQREAMIEAFVVASRYELLFWDTALNEQKWPKS, encoded by the coding sequence GTGAACAGCTCTGTCCATGATGCCGTCGTCGTGGGCCGGCACACCAGATTCACGGACCTCTTGTGGGACCGGACCACGGTGTTGCGGGACGCGATCGACGAGCTCGAATTTCTCCGCCGACTCGGTGACGGCACGCTTCCGCTGGACGTGTTCCGCACGTACATCGAACAGGACTTTCTGTACCTCACCGGGTACGCGAAAGCGCTGTCGCTGGTGGCCGCGCACGCTCCGGACCCCGTCGCCGCCGGCTTCTGGGCCAACTCCGCCGCCACCGCCGCCACCGTCGAGGCCAGCTTGCACCAGAATCTGCTGAGCGGCGGAAAGTTGCCCGCGTCGGACGCTCAGCCGCAGCATTCGCAGGCCTGTCTCGGGTACGTCTCCTATCTGACGGCCGTCGCCGCCACCGAGCCGTATCCGGTTGCCGCGGCTGCGGTACTGCCCTGCTTCTGGATCTACGCCGACGTGGGACGACGACTCGCCGCCAGCGCCCGCGAGGTGCTCTCCGCGGACCCATCGCATCCGTACGCGCAGTGGGTGACCACCTACGATGCCGAGGAATTCCACGCTGCCGTGGCCACCGCCCGCGAACTGGTGGACGCTGCCGCCGACGCCGCCACCGAAGCGCAGCGTGAGGCCATGATCGAGGCGTTCGTCGTCGCCAGCCGGTACGAACTCCTGTTCTGGGATACCGCCCTGAACGAGCAGAAGTGGCCGAAGTCGTGA
- a CDS encoding ABC transporter permease — protein MSTSTHPETSSRSAGPGTSSVLRRGLPALVVVVALVVTWQIYVSVSGIRPQVLPSPLRVVAQGWRARDVIAEHASATLQVTIIGFAVSLLCAWALAVLVDFSPWLRRAFVPLFVVSQTLPIIAIAPLMIIWFGFGLLPKILVIALATFFPMTIGLIEGFAAADREAGSLLRSMGASRWQEFRYVRLPSAIPRFFTALRIGITYAVVGAVFAEYVGATSGLGIYMATQKNSFRTDLVLAAVLVTAVISVSLYLLTFAVERAVAPWIAAERGHND, from the coding sequence ATGAGTACCTCGACACACCCTGAGACGAGTTCGCGTTCCGCGGGGCCGGGGACGTCCTCGGTCCTGCGGCGGGGACTCCCTGCGCTCGTGGTCGTCGTGGCGCTGGTGGTCACGTGGCAGATTTATGTCAGTGTCAGCGGAATCCGTCCGCAGGTGCTGCCGTCGCCGCTCCGTGTCGTCGCGCAGGGGTGGCGGGCTCGCGACGTCATCGCCGAACATGCCTCCGCCACCCTTCAGGTCACCATCATCGGCTTCGCGGTGTCTCTGCTGTGTGCCTGGGCGCTCGCGGTTCTGGTCGATTTCTCGCCGTGGCTGCGGCGCGCGTTCGTGCCGCTGTTCGTGGTGTCGCAGACACTGCCCATCATCGCCATCGCACCACTGATGATTATCTGGTTCGGCTTCGGCTTACTGCCCAAGATCCTCGTCATCGCGCTCGCCACCTTCTTCCCGATGACGATCGGCCTGATCGAAGGGTTCGCGGCGGCAGATCGGGAGGCCGGATCATTGCTGCGCAGTATGGGCGCGTCCCGGTGGCAGGAGTTCCGCTACGTCCGGCTGCCCTCGGCAATTCCGCGTTTTTTCACGGCCTTGCGGATCGGCATCACCTACGCCGTCGTGGGAGCGGTGTTCGCCGAATACGTTGGCGCTACCTCGGGTCTGGGCATTTACATGGCCACCCAGAAGAACTCGTTCCGGACCGACCTGGTGTTGGCCGCGGTGCTCGTGACCGCGGTGATCAGCGTCAGCCTCTACCTGCTCACCTTCGCGGTCGAACGCGCCGTCGCGCCGTGGATCGCCGCCGAGAGGGGCCACAATGACTGA
- a CDS encoding ABC transporter ATP-binding protein, giving the protein MTDDARVELCGLSKAFPVRGGVRPVLDTVSFTVEPGEFVSVIGPSGCGKSTAFAMLAGLDRPDSGTVTIGGTPVPAAGGGSAQCAYMPQKDLLFPWRTVLDNTTLGLEVQGMPRRDARERARALFPVFGLAGFEDARPSQLSGGMRQRAAMLRTVVQERPVLLLDEPFGALDSLTRTEMQAWLQEVWQRYRWTVLMITHDIREAVYLSDRVVILSARPATVRREVTVDLPRPRELSMMTSPEFADVEHELLEVLHEESKRALVEQESRRG; this is encoded by the coding sequence ATGACTGACGACGCGCGAGTCGAACTGTGTGGGTTGTCCAAGGCCTTCCCCGTCCGCGGCGGCGTCCGGCCCGTACTCGACACTGTGTCGTTCACCGTCGAACCGGGCGAGTTCGTGTCGGTCATCGGACCGAGCGGGTGTGGGAAGAGCACAGCGTTCGCGATGCTCGCCGGCCTCGACCGACCCGACTCCGGCACCGTCACGATCGGCGGCACGCCGGTGCCCGCGGCCGGTGGCGGTTCGGCACAGTGTGCCTACATGCCGCAGAAGGACCTTCTGTTCCCGTGGCGCACCGTTCTCGACAACACCACCCTCGGTCTCGAGGTGCAGGGCATGCCCCGACGTGACGCACGCGAACGCGCCCGCGCCCTCTTCCCCGTGTTCGGCCTCGCCGGATTCGAGGACGCGCGACCCAGCCAGTTGTCGGGCGGGATGCGGCAACGCGCTGCGATGCTCCGCACCGTCGTTCAGGAGCGCCCAGTTCTCCTCCTCGACGAACCATTCGGTGCCCTGGATTCTTTGACCCGCACCGAGATGCAGGCCTGGTTGCAGGAGGTGTGGCAACGCTATCGGTGGACGGTGTTGATGATCACCCACGACATTCGTGAAGCCGTGTACTTGTCGGACCGGGTGGTCATCCTGTCTGCAAGACCGGCCACCGTCCGGCGTGAGGTGACCGTGGATCTGCCCCGCCCCCGGGAGCTGTCGATGATGACGTCGCCGGAGTTCGCGGACGTCGAACACGAACTTCTCGAGGTCTTGCACGAGGAGTCGAAGCGCGCGCTGGTCGAGCAGGAGTCGCGGCGAGGCTGA
- a CDS encoding ABC transporter substrate-binding protein, whose protein sequence is MTFFARTKRAAAAAVVLVSALSVLAGCADNGSSGDTIRFALDWTPNTNHTGLFVALEQGYFADAGLDVEVLPYNDTSPDTLVDAGNAEFGVSFQSSATFSKAAGAQTKSVLAPLQHWATGIAVRADRPDITRPRDLDGKIYAGFADPDGEATLKQIIRNDGGKGEFTTVTLGTSAYEAVYSGTADFTVSFFAWEGIEAEHQGTPMRYFHYTDFGFPDAYALVIEGNEGWMAEHPEEARKFVQALQRGYQFAADQPDQAAQMLIDANPGAFPDESLVRESQQMLSSQYMKDSTGTVGTQTTEKWAGYSGFLFEHGLLTGPDGAPLTAEPDWSTYFTNEYLDTP, encoded by the coding sequence GTGACGTTCTTCGCGCGCACGAAGCGCGCCGCCGCTGCAGCCGTCGTCCTCGTGTCCGCACTCTCCGTACTGGCCGGGTGCGCCGACAACGGGTCGTCGGGCGACACCATCAGATTCGCCCTCGACTGGACGCCGAACACCAATCACACCGGTTTGTTCGTCGCCCTCGAACAGGGCTATTTCGCCGACGCCGGACTCGACGTGGAGGTTCTGCCGTACAACGACACGTCCCCTGACACGCTCGTCGACGCCGGCAATGCCGAGTTCGGCGTGAGTTTCCAGAGTTCGGCGACCTTCTCCAAGGCTGCGGGTGCCCAGACGAAGTCCGTGCTCGCACCTCTGCAGCACTGGGCCACGGGCATCGCGGTCAGGGCGGACCGCCCCGACATCACCCGCCCTCGGGACTTGGACGGCAAGATCTACGCGGGCTTCGCCGACCCCGACGGCGAAGCGACGCTGAAACAGATCATCCGGAACGACGGCGGCAAGGGTGAATTCACCACCGTCACCCTCGGCACGTCCGCGTACGAGGCGGTCTACTCCGGCACCGCCGACTTCACCGTGTCATTCTTCGCGTGGGAAGGCATCGAGGCCGAGCACCAGGGAACGCCGATGCGGTACTTCCACTACACGGACTTCGGATTTCCCGACGCGTATGCACTCGTGATCGAGGGCAACGAGGGATGGATGGCCGAGCACCCCGAGGAGGCACGGAAGTTCGTCCAGGCCCTGCAGCGGGGCTACCAGTTCGCGGCCGACCAGCCCGATCAGGCCGCGCAGATGCTGATCGACGCCAATCCCGGTGCGTTCCCGGACGAGTCGCTGGTGCGGGAAAGCCAGCAGATGCTCTCGTCCCAGTACATGAAGGATTCCACCGGGACCGTCGGTACACAGACCACGGAGAAGTGGGCGGGGTACTCGGGATTCCTGTTCGAGCACGGCTTGCTGACGGGACCCGACGGAGCGCCGCTGACCGCCGAGCCCGACTGGTCGACATATTTCACCAATGAGTACCTCGACACACCCTGA